A single genomic interval of Malania oleifera isolate guangnan ecotype guangnan chromosome 11, ASM2987363v1, whole genome shotgun sequence harbors:
- the LOC131167699 gene encoding zinc finger CCCH domain-containing protein 14, with protein MDSRKRGRSEAAFNANGGLKKSKQELEGVGSKSKPCTKFFSTAGCPFGEGCHFLHHVPGGYNAVAQMMNLGPATPAPPRNMVPVAHMPNGSSAPSAKSRMCNKYNTAEGCKFGDKCHFAHGEWELGKPIAPSHEDPRAMGPVPGRMPARMEATPQGPAASFGASATAKISVDASLAGAIIGKGGVNSKQICRQTGAKLSIREHESDSNLRNIELEGTFEQIKLASAMVRELIVNVGSTGGPPKSTPGMQGSGGGGLPASNYKTKMCDNFNKGACTFGERCHFAHGASELRKTGV; from the exons ATGGATTCTCGCAAGAGAGGCAGGTCTGAAGCTGCTTTCAACGCTAATGGCGGACTCAAGAAGTCCAAGCAAG AATTGGAGGGTGTAGGAAGCAAATCAAAGCCATGCACCAAGTTCTTCAG caCTGCTGGCTGCCCATTTGGTGAGGGTTGTCATTTCCTGCACCATGTGCCTGGGGGTTATAATGCGGTGGCCCAGATGATGAACTTGGGGCCAGCTACTCCTGCACCTCCTAGGAACATGGTTCCTGTTGCACACATGCCAAATGGCTCTTCTGCTCCTTCAGCAAAAAGCCGAATGTGCAACAAATATAACACAGCGGAAGGCTGCAAATTTGGGGACAAATGCCATTTTGCTCATGGCGAATGGGAGCTTGGTAAGCCCATTGCTCCATCCCATGAAGATCCCCGTGCCATGGGGCCTGTTCCTGGGCGTATGCCAGCCCGAATGGAGGCAACCCCACAAGGCCCTGCTGCTAGCTTTGGTGCATCAGCTACTGCCAAAATCAGTGTAGATGCTTCCCTCGCCGGAGCAATAATTGGCAAGGGTGGGGTGAATTCCAAACAAATATGTCGGCAAACAGGAGCTAAGCTTTCCATTCGGGAGCATGAATCAGACTCTAATCTGAGGAACATTGAACTGGAGGGCACTTTTGAACAGATCAAGCTGGCAAGTGCGATGGTAAGAGAGCTTATTGTAAATGTTGGTTCAACGGGTGGCCCCCCAAAGTCCACCCCTGGGATGCAAGGATCCGGAGGAGGAGGGCTTCCAGCCAGCAACTATAAGACGAAGATGTGTGATAATTTCAACAAAGGGGCCTGCACCTTTGGTGAAAGGTGCCACTTTGCTCATGGAGCCAGTGAGTTGCGCAAAACTGGAGTTTGA